The following coding sequences lie in one Pseudomonas svalbardensis genomic window:
- the hslV gene encoding ATP-dependent protease subunit HslV, whose translation MTTIVSVRRHGKVVMGGDGQVSLGNTVMKGNAKKVRRLYHGQVIAGFAGATADAFTLFERFEGQLEKHQGHLVRAAVELAKEWRTDRSLSRLEAMLAVANKDASLIITGNGDVVEPEEGLIAMGSGGGFAQAAASALLKKTDLSAREIVETALGIAGDICVFTNHTFTIEEQDLAE comes from the coding sequence TTGACCACCATCGTTTCAGTTCGCCGCCACGGCAAAGTCGTCATGGGCGGCGACGGCCAGGTTTCTCTCGGCAATACCGTGATGAAAGGCAACGCGAAGAAAGTTCGCCGCCTGTACCACGGCCAAGTGATCGCCGGTTTTGCCGGGGCCACCGCTGACGCCTTCACCCTCTTCGAGCGTTTTGAGGGCCAGCTTGAGAAACATCAAGGCCACCTGGTTCGCGCCGCTGTCGAACTCGCCAAAGAATGGCGCACTGACCGCTCCCTCAGCCGCCTCGAAGCCATGCTCGCGGTCGCGAACAAAGACGCCTCTCTGATCATCACCGGCAACGGCGACGTGGTCGAACCTGAAGAAGGTCTGATCGCCATGGGCTCCGGCGGCGGTTTCGCCCAGGCCGCCGCCAGCGCACTGCTGAAGAAAACCGATCTGTCGGCCCGGGAAATCGTCGAAACCGCCCTCGGCATCGCCGGCGACATCTGTGTATTCACCAACCACACCTTCACCATTGAGGAGCAGGACCTCGCTGAGTAA